A single genomic interval of Terriglobus albidus harbors:
- a CDS encoding DUF6677 family protein: MATHSQIPASLAGESKTLPIMALLAGWLIPGAGHLFVRKPIRAVLVFVSITSMFFIGIGLQGKIYQPNTGDLLDMLNFAGDLGAGLLYLLARLLDWGHASVQIAVADYGTRFIVVAGLLNIMAAVDAHSLANGRKPL, encoded by the coding sequence ATGGCAACGCATTCACAGATTCCGGCCTCGCTCGCCGGAGAATCCAAGACACTCCCAATCATGGCGCTTCTGGCCGGATGGTTGATTCCCGGTGCGGGTCATCTCTTCGTCCGCAAGCCCATCCGCGCGGTGCTGGTCTTCGTCTCCATCACGAGCATGTTCTTCATCGGCATCGGCCTGCAGGGCAAGATCTATCAGCCCAACACCGGCGACCTGCTCGATATGCTGAACTTCGCCGGAGATCTCGGAGCCGGGCTCCTCTATCTGCTTGCCCGTTTGCTGGACTGGGGCCACGCCTCGGTACAGATCGCGGTTGCAGACTATGGCACGCGCTTTATCGTCGTCGCTGGCCTGCTGAACATCATGGCTGCGGTCGATGCACATTCGCTGGCGAACGGGAGGAAGCCGCTGTGA
- a CDS encoding carboxymuconolactone decarboxylase family protein, with amino-acid sequence MATVKLWSDEEINKVPELKAVFDDIRAVRKTDFVNNFWRALANQPALLQRTWASIKEVMVAPGTLDPLTKELIYIAVSTANSCTYCIHSHTAAARTKGLSDEQYAEFLAVVGMAAETNNLANAMQIPVDKEFLADC; translated from the coding sequence GTGGCCACTGTAAAGCTCTGGAGTGACGAGGAGATCAACAAGGTGCCGGAACTCAAAGCCGTCTTCGACGATATTCGTGCTGTCCGCAAGACGGATTTCGTGAATAACTTCTGGCGCGCTCTCGCGAACCAGCCCGCGCTGCTGCAGCGAACCTGGGCCAGCATCAAAGAGGTGATGGTTGCGCCCGGAACACTCGATCCCCTTACGAAGGAACTGATCTATATCGCCGTCTCGACGGCCAACAGTTGCACTTATTGCATCCACTCACATACCGCCGCCGCGCGAACGAAGGGTCTTTCCGACGAGCAATACGCGGAGTTTCTTGCGGTCGTCGGTATGGCGGCCGAGACGAACAATCTGGCCAATGCGATGCAGATTCCTGTGGATAAGGAATTCCTCGCTGATTGTTGA
- the infB gene encoding translation initiation factor IF-2: MSKVRINDLARELEVKSKSILDALTAVGVTEKKTHSSSLEEDEAERVRVYLRGGSTSGGGRSASAASEPKIDLSKISKPGDALKAILERKQAEQQAHTRPAVAPPPQQRPAVATPPRPGVVVTRPAVTPSVATPPATTPAPSTPVAPAAPAAASPSAPAATSSSHSQQVTAPRRIMPQMERRGPQIIAPKATPPAPAIAGRPPAGPVVAAPRPAVGGVPPAGGVVARQHVTPAAPATPAAAPAAAVPTTAAHTAPVEQTAATPVALETSAPAPAPAAAAPAAPAAPAAPARRVIMPQTGPRPTYTAPVGAANLGVQRGRPIFERPRPSGPGGGGPGGPGGGGGGRPPLRPGERRPMHPTRTHPTGGPGGGRPGFGQRPGFGGGPRPGGAPGMLPPPGEVGAAPTGRPGQRPGGNRRGQQYEKSKEGPMKGFNAPRFGGMPVAREPVPITKNLTVTEGISVKDLAEKLEVRGKDLIASLLMKGVLVTVNQSLDNELVKDVSRQFGADVSIISVEEQLENEAIEGLLEDTSGMVEIVRPPVVTVMGHVDHGKTSLLDALRDSDVASGEAGGITQHIGAYKVHVTKEGSPAFGREIVFLDTPGHEAFTRMRARGAKVTDIVVIVVAADDGVMPQTLEAIDHARAAKVPIIVAVNKIDKPEANADRVMQQLADRGLQPDSWGGDTPFVQVSAKKRINLDGLEEMICLVADTNEQKATPERPAVGTVIEAKLDRGRGAVASILVQNGTLRVNDSYIVGNTFGKVRAMFDDRGRSIPEAGPSTPVEILGLEGIPDAGDTFLVMADRDKAKGIAQYRKMKEREAQLAKSSRVSLEGLAEQIKQAGVKDLNIILKGDVQGSVEVLADSLQRMSTEKVRVKVLHSGVGSITESDVLLATASNAIIIGFNVRPERKAAELAEQENVQIRMHSIIYELQDEITKAMYGLLEPVFREQYQGRAEVLNVFKISKVGQIAGCTVRDGVIHRNSQVRVKRDGEEVWKGKITNLKRFKDDVSDVREGYECGIDLNFKDIKVGDMIEAYTTEKIAAELGANTAELREAAAKAAATHA; this comes from the coding sequence ATGAGTAAAGTTCGAATCAATGATCTGGCGCGCGAACTGGAGGTCAAGAGCAAGTCGATTCTCGACGCTTTGACCGCAGTGGGTGTGACCGAAAAGAAGACGCATTCAAGCTCGCTGGAAGAAGATGAAGCTGAGCGTGTGCGCGTATACCTCCGCGGTGGCTCCACCTCAGGTGGGGGGCGTTCCGCCTCTGCCGCCAGCGAACCCAAGATCGATCTTTCGAAGATCTCGAAGCCTGGCGATGCGCTGAAGGCGATTCTGGAGCGCAAACAGGCTGAGCAGCAGGCGCACACGCGCCCGGCTGTGGCTCCGCCGCCGCAGCAGCGTCCGGCGGTCGCAACGCCGCCGCGCCCCGGCGTGGTGGTAACCCGCCCGGCTGTCACCCCTTCGGTGGCAACGCCCCCGGCTACAACACCGGCGCCGTCCACCCCTGTCGCTCCCGCAGCTCCGGCTGCGGCCTCCCCCAGCGCACCGGCTGCAACATCTTCTTCACATTCACAACAAGTGACGGCTCCCAGGCGTATCATGCCCCAGATGGAGCGTCGCGGCCCCCAGATCATCGCTCCCAAGGCAACGCCCCCTGCTCCTGCCATCGCCGGCCGTCCTCCGGCTGGTCCGGTAGTAGCGGCTCCGCGTCCTGCGGTGGGCGGTGTACCTCCGGCGGGCGGTGTTGTGGCCAGGCAGCATGTAACGCCGGCGGCGCCAGCAACCCCCGCGGCAGCTCCTGCCGCGGCTGTTCCCACAACCGCCGCTCATACAGCTCCGGTGGAACAAACGGCAGCTACTCCGGTGGCGCTCGAGACTTCGGCACCTGCTCCAGCCCCCGCCGCGGCAGCACCAGCGGCTCCGGCTGCCCCTGCGGCGCCTGCGCGCCGCGTGATCATGCCGCAGACTGGACCGCGTCCGACCTATACCGCTCCTGTCGGCGCGGCGAATCTCGGCGTGCAGCGTGGCCGGCCTATCTTTGAGCGCCCACGTCCCTCCGGACCGGGCGGTGGTGGTCCTGGCGGTCCTGGCGGTGGCGGTGGTGGCCGTCCTCCCCTGCGTCCCGGCGAGCGCCGTCCCATGCACCCGACTCGTACGCATCCGACCGGTGGTCCGGGAGGCGGTCGTCCTGGTTTCGGACAGCGTCCCGGTTTCGGCGGTGGTCCACGTCCTGGCGGAGCGCCGGGCATGCTCCCGCCCCCGGGTGAGGTAGGAGCCGCGCCGACCGGCCGTCCTGGACAGCGCCCCGGCGGAAATCGCCGTGGCCAGCAGTACGAGAAGAGCAAAGAAGGCCCGATGAAGGGCTTCAACGCTCCGCGCTTCGGCGGTATGCCGGTCGCGCGTGAGCCGGTGCCGATCACGAAGAACCTCACCGTGACTGAAGGCATCAGCGTTAAGGACCTGGCCGAGAAGCTGGAAGTCCGCGGTAAGGATCTGATCGCCTCCCTGCTGATGAAGGGCGTTCTGGTCACTGTGAACCAGTCGCTCGACAACGAACTGGTGAAGGACGTGTCGCGCCAGTTTGGCGCGGACGTCAGCATCATCTCGGTGGAAGAACAGCTTGAGAACGAGGCCATCGAGGGCCTGCTGGAAGATACCTCCGGCATGGTGGAGATCGTTCGTCCGCCGGTGGTTACCGTCATGGGTCACGTCGACCACGGTAAGACCAGTCTGCTCGATGCGCTGCGTGATTCCGATGTCGCCAGCGGCGAAGCCGGTGGTATTACTCAGCACATCGGTGCGTATAAGGTGCATGTCACCAAGGAAGGCTCGCCCGCTTTTGGCCGCGAGATCGTCTTCCTGGATACGCCGGGTCACGAGGCCTTTACGCGCATGCGTGCCCGCGGCGCCAAGGTGACGGATATCGTCGTCATCGTGGTCGCGGCAGACGACGGCGTGATGCCGCAGACGCTGGAAGCCATCGATCACGCACGTGCGGCGAAGGTGCCGATCATCGTTGCGGTGAACAAGATCGACAAGCCTGAAGCGAACGCGGATCGCGTGATGCAGCAGCTTGCTGACCGCGGCCTGCAGCCCGATAGCTGGGGCGGCGATACGCCGTTCGTTCAGGTATCGGCGAAGAAGCGCATCAACCTCGACGGCCTGGAAGAGATGATCTGCCTGGTCGCCGACACGAACGAGCAGAAGGCGACTCCGGAGCGTCCGGCAGTTGGTACCGTTATCGAAGCCAAGCTCGACCGCGGCCGTGGCGCCGTGGCCTCGATCCTGGTACAGAACGGAACGCTGCGCGTCAACGACAGCTACATCGTCGGCAACACCTTCGGTAAGGTGCGCGCCATGTTCGACGACCGTGGCCGTTCGATCCCGGAGGCTGGGCCGTCGACACCCGTGGAGATCCTCGGTCTTGAAGGTATTCCGGACGCAGGCGATACCTTCCTGGTGATGGCGGACCGCGACAAGGCCAAGGGCATTGCGCAGTACCGCAAGATGAAGGAGCGCGAGGCCCAGCTTGCAAAGTCGAGCCGCGTGTCTCTGGAAGGCCTGGCGGAACAGATCAAGCAGGCCGGTGTGAAGGACCTCAACATCATCCTCAAGGGCGACGTGCAGGGTTCGGTCGAGGTTCTGGCCGATTCGCTGCAGCGCATGTCGACCGAGAAGGTGCGTGTGAAGGTGCTGCACTCGGGCGTAGGTTCCATCACCGAGAGCGACGTTCTGCTGGCGACCGCGTCCAACGCGATCATCATCGGCTTCAACGTTCGTCCGGAGCGCAAGGCTGCCGAACTGGCCGAGCAGGAAAACGTCCAGATCCGTATGCACTCCATCATCTACGAGCTGCAGGACGAGATCACCAAGGCGATGTACGGCCTGCTGGAGCCGGTCTTCCGCGAGCAGTACCAGGGCCGCGCCGAAGTGCTCAATGTCTTCAAGATCTCGAAGGTGGGCCAGATTGCCGGTTGCACGGTGCGCGACGGCGTCATCCACCGCAACTCGCAGGTGCGCGTCAAGCGCGACGGCGAGGAGGTCTGGAAGGGCAAGATCACCAACCTCAAGCGCTTCAAGGACGATGTCAGCGATGTTCGCGAAGGCTACGAGTGCGGTATCGATCTCAACTTCAAGGACATCAAGGTCGGCGACATGATCGAGGCGTACACCACCGAGAAGATCGCCGCCGAGCTCGGAGCCAACACTGCCGAGCTGCGGGAAGCCGCAGCCAAGGCAGCCGCAACCCACGCGTAA
- a CDS encoding DUF2911 domain-containing protein has translation MNRRSMLLSLVAGLCCSPLMAQMGGGQPGGPMASPAAKAEVALGPVKISVDYHTPSMRGRKVMGGLVPYGQVWRTGANEATTFVVSGGNISVAGKPVAAGNYTIYTMPGEKSWQLIISMETGQWGTEYHADRDLVRVDMDVKTLPSPQEKMSISFENTVGKRTDMHIKWETTDVSVPIIVR, from the coding sequence ATGAATCGTCGTTCGATGTTGCTGAGTTTGGTCGCGGGACTTTGTTGTAGCCCGCTGATGGCGCAGATGGGTGGTGGTCAACCGGGTGGTCCGATGGCGAGTCCGGCGGCCAAGGCCGAGGTGGCGCTGGGGCCTGTAAAGATTAGCGTGGACTATCACACGCCGTCGATGCGCGGCCGCAAGGTTATGGGTGGCCTGGTGCCGTATGGACAGGTTTGGCGCACCGGAGCGAATGAAGCCACGACCTTCGTCGTGAGCGGCGGCAACATCTCTGTTGCCGGAAAGCCGGTCGCTGCCGGCAACTATACGATCTACACCATGCCCGGCGAGAAGTCGTGGCAACTGATCATCAGCATGGAGACGGGCCAGTGGGGCACCGAGTACCATGCCGATCGCGATCTGGTCCGTGTCGACATGGACGTAAAGACGCTGCCTTCTCCGCAAGAGAAGATGAGCATCAGCTTTGAGAACACCGTGGGCAAGCGGACCGACATGCACATCAAGTGGGAGACGACCGACGTCTCTGTGCCGATCATCGTGCGCTAA
- a CDS encoding M24 family metallopeptidase codes for MNLQAIQEALREIGADAWLFYDHHYRDPIAYRILGLGGGLHVTRRWYYLVPAHGEPKKLVHRIESLRLDSLPGQKEEYSSWQELEAKLEQLTAGATRIAMQYSPRNAIMYVSMVDAGTVELLRSWGKQIVSSADMVSRFEAVLTEEQVASHYKAQALLDEILAAGWKQIGERVRSGGTDEYTMVNWLKEKIEQAGMITEHGPNVSVGPNAADSHYEPSPSSSRAIRKGDFVLIDIWSKMAGDPNAIWYDITWTGVVDREPTEREQQTFATVTAARDAAIKAVEEAFAANRPIAGWEADEASRTVIRNAGQAEWFTHRTGHNIAIELHGNGAHLDNLETHDERLILPMTCFSVEPGLYYPGEFGVRSEVNMITRWGKAVVTGKIQRELVRI; via the coding sequence ATGAACCTTCAGGCGATTCAGGAAGCGCTGCGCGAGATCGGCGCGGATGCATGGCTGTTTTATGACCATCACTACCGCGACCCCATCGCGTATCGCATCCTCGGTCTGGGCGGGGGATTGCATGTCACCCGCCGCTGGTACTACCTGGTTCCCGCACATGGAGAGCCGAAGAAACTGGTGCATCGCATCGAATCGCTGCGGCTGGATAGTCTTCCAGGGCAGAAGGAAGAGTACAGCTCCTGGCAGGAGCTTGAAGCAAAGCTCGAACAGTTGACCGCCGGCGCAACCAGGATCGCCATGCAGTATTCGCCGCGCAACGCCATCATGTATGTGTCGATGGTGGATGCCGGCACCGTGGAGCTGCTGCGGAGCTGGGGCAAGCAGATCGTGTCGTCTGCGGATATGGTCAGCCGCTTCGAGGCTGTTCTGACCGAGGAGCAGGTGGCCTCACACTACAAAGCGCAGGCGCTGCTGGACGAGATTCTTGCCGCTGGCTGGAAACAGATCGGCGAGCGTGTGCGTTCCGGCGGAACTGATGAGTACACCATGGTGAACTGGCTCAAGGAGAAGATCGAACAGGCCGGCATGATCACCGAGCACGGGCCCAATGTGAGCGTCGGTCCCAATGCGGCTGACTCGCACTATGAGCCTTCGCCGTCGAGCTCACGCGCGATCCGCAAGGGCGACTTTGTCCTGATCGATATCTGGTCGAAGATGGCAGGGGATCCGAATGCGATTTGGTATGACATCACCTGGACCGGTGTCGTAGACCGCGAGCCAACCGAGCGCGAGCAGCAAACCTTTGCAACGGTGACAGCGGCTCGCGATGCGGCTATCAAAGCAGTTGAAGAGGCGTTCGCTGCGAATCGTCCCATTGCCGGATGGGAGGCGGATGAGGCCTCTCGTACCGTTATTCGCAACGCTGGGCAGGCAGAGTGGTTTACGCATCGGACGGGGCACAACATTGCGATCGAGCTGCACGGCAATGGCGCGCATCTGGACAATCTGGAGACACACGACGAACGGCTGATCCTGCCGATGACCTGCTTCTCCGTAGAACCGGGACTGTACTATCCGGGCGAGTTCGGTGTCCGCAGTGAAGTGAATATGATTACGCGGTGGGGGAAGGCGGTTGTGACAGGAAAGATCCAGAGAGAGTTAGTACGGATCTAA
- a CDS encoding cation:proton antiporter, whose amino-acid sequence MTLLVLLPLQLAVILVVTWACGALAQRLRQPRVIGEIAGGILLGPVAMGRWMPAVTTMLFAPARLSWLELVSNVGLVAFLFLVGAELDLREVTRHVRRVVATTAGSILLPFLLGALVAPVLLRHYGVPEGARWGFSIFLAVAMSITALPVLARILRDREAAGVPVNAEVAQQSLLSAALNDALAWCVLAALLAVLHGGGAVEIVVRLGLLVAFTIVMMVGVRPMLRRVSLERPVWTVMLVLLPAISAWVTNALGIHLFFGAFLAGICVPSEHVAGTMERLFLIVSTWTLPAFFALTGLRMRPELFHAGGWTDLLLILAAAVLGKIVGGMFGAGIAGMPWSKALRIGVLLNTRGLVELIVLNAGFREGILNAQVFTLLVLMAVVTTAMTGPLLDLITPRNVV is encoded by the coding sequence ATGACCCTGCTCGTTCTGTTGCCGCTGCAACTGGCGGTCATTCTGGTGGTGACCTGGGCATGCGGAGCATTGGCGCAGCGGTTGCGTCAGCCGCGCGTCATTGGCGAGATCGCCGGCGGAATTCTGCTGGGGCCGGTTGCGATGGGCCGCTGGATGCCGGCGGTGACCACGATGTTATTTGCTCCCGCACGGCTCTCCTGGCTCGAATTGGTTAGTAACGTCGGGCTGGTGGCATTTCTGTTCCTGGTCGGCGCGGAGCTGGATCTGCGCGAGGTGACGCGTCACGTGCGGCGGGTGGTGGCGACGACAGCAGGCAGTATCCTGCTGCCGTTCCTGCTTGGAGCGTTAGTGGCGCCGGTCCTTCTGAGGCACTATGGTGTGCCCGAAGGCGCTCGCTGGGGCTTCAGTATCTTTCTCGCCGTGGCCATGAGCATCACGGCGCTGCCAGTACTGGCACGAATTCTGCGGGATCGCGAAGCCGCGGGCGTGCCGGTGAATGCGGAGGTCGCGCAGCAGTCGCTGCTGAGCGCTGCACTGAACGACGCGCTTGCATGGTGCGTTCTGGCAGCGTTGCTGGCGGTGCTGCACGGCGGCGGCGCGGTTGAGATTGTGGTGCGGCTCGGGCTTCTGGTGGCCTTCACCATCGTGATGATGGTCGGCGTGCGGCCAATGTTGCGTCGTGTCTCGCTGGAGCGTCCAGTGTGGACTGTGATGTTGGTACTGCTGCCTGCCATCAGCGCCTGGGTCACCAATGCGCTCGGGATTCACCTGTTCTTCGGTGCTTTTCTGGCAGGCATCTGTGTCCCGTCCGAACATGTCGCCGGCACCATGGAACGGCTCTTCCTGATTGTTTCCACGTGGACTCTGCCCGCGTTCTTTGCCCTGACCGGCCTGCGGATGCGGCCGGAACTCTTTCATGCGGGCGGCTGGACCGATCTGCTCCTGATACTGGCTGCAGCCGTGCTTGGCAAGATCGTGGGAGGGATGTTCGGCGCCGGCATCGCAGGTATGCCATGGTCGAAGGCACTGCGGATCGGTGTGTTGCTGAATACTCGTGGGCTGGTCGAGCTGATTGTGCTGAATGCGGGCTTCCGCGAAGGAATTCTCAATGCCCAGGTCTTCACCCTGCTGGTGTTGATGGCGGTGGTGACCACCGCCATGACCGGCCCTCTATTAGATCTGATCACACCTCGGAATGTGGTGTAA
- the glgC gene encoding glucose-1-phosphate adenylyltransferase — translation MKMNPRVVAFVLAGGMGSRLLPLTEARAKPAVPFGGKYRIIDFALSNLINSGLCSIYVLVQYRSDSLLRHLRDGWQFGGLLQDQFIVPVAAQLHSEEDGWYRGTADAIFQNLNLLDIADDSLVAIFGADHIYRMDIRQMIDFHLRMHAEATVAAITVPAHQAIEFGVIECDPQGVINGFHEKREDAPNIPGKPGKVYASMGNYIFSARALFRELQADATRAESRFDFGRDILPAMLAHKSVYAYDYQTNVIPEEFDETPVYWRDVGTLDAYFEAQMDLCGPLPSLNLYNRRWPIRTASYPDPSAKFSIDQHGEPGSATRSIISGGCILSGGTVRSSVLGRSVKVHSGSVIEDSIVFDNCVIGANCKIQRTILDENVEVPDGECIGYDLDRDRSRHHVTDTGIVVVTSKSLRSP, via the coding sequence ATGAAGATGAATCCCAGAGTGGTTGCGTTCGTTCTTGCCGGCGGTATGGGGAGTCGGCTGTTACCGCTGACCGAAGCCCGAGCGAAACCTGCGGTTCCGTTCGGAGGCAAGTATCGGATCATCGATTTTGCCCTCAGCAATCTCATCAACTCCGGTCTTTGCTCGATTTATGTACTCGTTCAGTACAGAAGCGATTCCCTGTTGCGTCACTTACGCGATGGCTGGCAGTTCGGAGGTCTTCTGCAGGATCAATTCATTGTTCCGGTAGCTGCCCAGCTGCATTCAGAAGAGGATGGCTGGTATCGAGGCACCGCTGACGCGATCTTCCAGAATTTGAATCTGCTGGATATCGCAGACGATAGTCTCGTCGCCATCTTTGGAGCCGACCATATCTACCGCATGGATATCCGGCAGATGATCGATTTCCACCTCCGCATGCATGCTGAGGCAACGGTTGCCGCGATTACTGTTCCCGCGCATCAGGCCATTGAATTTGGGGTCATCGAGTGTGATCCACAGGGCGTCATCAATGGTTTCCACGAGAAGCGAGAGGACGCACCCAACATTCCGGGCAAGCCAGGCAAAGTGTATGCCTCGATGGGAAACTACATCTTTTCTGCGCGAGCCCTTTTCCGAGAGCTGCAAGCCGACGCTACGCGAGCGGAAAGCCGATTTGACTTTGGCCGCGACATCCTGCCGGCGATGCTCGCCCATAAAAGCGTGTACGCCTATGACTATCAGACGAACGTGATCCCGGAGGAGTTCGACGAGACACCTGTGTATTGGCGCGATGTAGGAACTTTGGATGCTTATTTCGAGGCACAAATGGATTTGTGCGGGCCATTACCCTCGCTCAATCTCTATAACCGGCGCTGGCCTATTCGCACGGCCAGCTATCCTGATCCGAGCGCCAAGTTCAGCATCGACCAGCATGGAGAGCCGGGCAGTGCAACTCGTTCGATCATCTCGGGTGGTTGTATTCTTTCCGGCGGCACTGTTCGAAGCTCTGTTCTCGGACGTTCGGTCAAAGTCCATTCCGGCAGTGTTATCGAAGACTCGATTGTCTTCGACAACTGCGTCATCGGAGCGAACTGCAAGATTCAACGTACTATTCTCGACGAGAATGTTGAGGTCCCGGATGGAGAATGCATCGGCTACGATCTCGACCGCGATCGATCCCGGCACCATGTCACCGATACAGGTATTGTCGTTGTCACGAGCAAATCGCTGCGTTCCCCATAG
- a CDS encoding FAD-dependent oxidoreductase yields MKRRDFLRQSSAFAGVGMLGLAGCAKRPITAGSATAQALPFYDRVPELIPIRAHEDRLFRITVCLRPFRAQGPRLEVEKVGDKIVSHNYGHGGSGWSLSWGSAAVAVENAMKASNGDKEIAVIGCGALGLTSAITAQRAGARVTIYAKERPPEVRSARATGSWTPDSRVALSNVVAPAFGDLWERMARTSWSMYQSYLGMPGNPIEYFDSYQLSDFSPEEAQQRRESQAQEAGRHEFARYASRIHDITATPQLLPAGSHPFPTKYVRRNTTLMFNVADYSRQLMNDFLIAGGKIERVEFHSPADLASLPQKTIINCPGYGGRALWNDESITPVRGQIAWLIPQENVHYGLGYKNVNIVARRDGIVVQTSLNGEESGWNETDETPNHEEAVTGVHLLQELYSRMEAMQRGNKTA; encoded by the coding sequence ATGAAGCGGCGTGATTTTTTGCGGCAGTCAAGTGCATTTGCAGGAGTCGGTATGCTTGGCCTGGCCGGGTGTGCGAAGAGGCCGATAACGGCCGGCAGCGCGACCGCGCAGGCACTGCCGTTCTATGACCGCGTGCCTGAGCTGATACCGATCCGCGCCCATGAAGACCGCCTCTTTCGCATCACGGTGTGCCTGCGTCCTTTTCGCGCACAGGGACCCCGGCTTGAGGTGGAGAAGGTAGGCGACAAGATCGTCTCGCATAACTACGGCCACGGCGGCAGCGGATGGTCGTTGAGCTGGGGTTCGGCGGCAGTGGCGGTCGAGAACGCGATGAAGGCGAGCAACGGCGATAAGGAGATTGCTGTCATCGGCTGCGGCGCGCTGGGGCTCACCTCTGCTATTACCGCGCAGCGTGCAGGGGCGCGCGTCACCATCTACGCCAAGGAGCGTCCGCCTGAGGTACGTTCCGCTCGCGCTACCGGAAGTTGGACACCGGACTCGCGCGTTGCTCTCAGCAATGTAGTGGCGCCTGCGTTTGGCGATCTGTGGGAGCGGATGGCGCGTACAAGCTGGTCGATGTACCAGAGCTATCTCGGCATGCCGGGAAATCCGATTGAGTATTTCGACAGCTACCAGTTGAGCGATTTCTCACCGGAGGAGGCGCAGCAGCGTCGCGAGAGTCAGGCGCAGGAGGCGGGACGCCATGAGTTCGCGCGCTATGCCTCGCGGATCCACGACATTACGGCTACGCCGCAACTGCTTCCCGCGGGGTCGCATCCTTTCCCGACAAAGTATGTGCGCCGCAATACGACGCTGATGTTCAATGTGGCCGACTATTCGCGCCAGTTGATGAACGATTTTCTGATCGCGGGCGGAAAGATTGAGAGGGTCGAGTTCCACTCTCCCGCGGATCTTGCCTCACTGCCGCAGAAGACCATCATCAACTGCCCGGGCTACGGCGGCCGCGCCCTATGGAATGACGAGTCGATTACGCCAGTGCGCGGTCAGATCGCGTGGCTCATTCCTCAGGAGAATGTGCACTACGGCCTCGGCTATAAGAACGTGAACATCGTTGCGCGGCGCGACGGTATCGTCGTGCAGACCAGCCTCAACGGCGAAGAGTCCGGTTGGAACGAAACCGATGAGACGCCGAATCATGAAGAGGCTGTGACTGGCGTGCATCTGCTGCAGGAGCTTTACAGCCGCATGGAAGCCATGCAGCGTGGTAACAAGACGGCTTAG